TGTTCTAACTAATCGAGTTTAACATAACCTCTATATAACAAACCTTACTATTACGAATAACTCGATATAACGAATAATTTCTATTTCCCTTTAGTTTCGTTATATCAAGGTTGCactgtataattattttaactcatttgttattatgactattattgttgttattattattattacaagctAACCTTATGtcgttcaaaataatatttattttgtatttattaaaattttttatacttatttttttcagtacaatCTACTCTATACTTTTCCACCTTTCAAATGTGGTATCACACATATATTTcgcaatctttaaaaattttaattatttgtttataaaaactttccgTATTCTCTCTGTGCTTTTTGAGGATGATTTAATGCGGTCGAcagatgtcgttttcgtcGCGCACCCTGCCAATAGTTATAATTCCGACATGTTCAGGTTTTTCAGGTTTTCCAGAAATGTGGCCTCCATgtcaagaattttaaaaactttataaatataacaataaagatgaacaaaaaaaaagtattattttatgaattattaaaaataaaatttgttttttgtgtCAAGTAGATTTGATTGTACGAAAAATGAAGAACAATGCGTCAGGATGCAGACACTTGTGCGGTAGAACTAAACACTCTATTGGTAGCAGAATAGGATAACTCTTCTCATATGAGAAGGCTAATAGAGACCGAAGTCATGCAGTGCTATTGTAAACACGACAATAGACACAGATGGACAGATCTCAATGAACTTTTGCATTTTCCTGAGTACCCTACATACACTTTACCCGGCCAATTAACGTAATGGTCAGTACATGCGCTTTTATTTCTATgttataaaagtaattttaaaaaataccccACGCATTTCACTTAtactacaatttaaaaaatatgaaaaaaaaaaaatactagtcACAAGAATAATTACCTGAACTACATGCTCACCGCCTTTTCTAGGTAATCTATGAACAGAATCGGTGAAGCCTACAgcaaatactaattttttaaattcttctgGGTGTCGATGCgcctgaaaaataattatttgttaaagtatttttttttaattaaaataattaaaaataaaaatgatactggagttagccgacgtctaataatgtttggatttttttttaaatgataaagtataaaaaaaaaaaatattttaaaaaattgcacttatagtttttttaattttctacatgtgcatatttttatttattattttttttttcattgattggttgaaaaaaaatccggaaattgttaattgtcagTTAACGTTAGGATCATAAATAAGAAATGACACTGATGTTAGCcgacgtcaaataatttttgaaattttttcgaaacaattaattataaaaaaaaaaaactatttaaaaaaattgcacttatagttttttaaattttctacatgtgcatatttttatttattattttttttttcattgattgattgaaaaaaaatccggaaaTTGTTGATCGTCAgttaacttcagaatcatgataaaaaaaatgaaatgctTACGAATTCAACTGTACAGACTCCGCCATAACTGTGAGCCACAATAGCAATATCCTTAGCTTCTGATGATTGTATATAATCAGTCCAAACTGTTTCCATGTGCTCATGTGGATCTTCGCTTccctgataaataaattataattttaaaatactaaataatgtttctaaaagaataaataataaaatacatactTTAATGTCTTCATTAACGCCGTTGATTAATCTGCGATTGTCATTAGTATTGAGAACAATAATACCATAGCCTAGTTCTTTAGCTTTTTTAATGTATGGTAACTGCGTACCACTGTTGAgattatcattgataattaATCTTCTTGCCCACTGGCCAGCTCTGACGACACCACTGCCGTGGATaagaatcattaattttttacttgtaaACGCTTTGTCACAAGCAAATACAAATGAACGTAATTCTAATGGGCTATCACTATTTTTTGGAACTGCCAGGCGTTTTAATCCTTCTTTTTCTAAAAGTTCATATACGTATTGATTTATTacctgttgaaaaaaatagtttgttACTAAATGTAATTCAGTCAGCAAGAAATGCTTTCTAGAGATAAATGTATCGagttgatttgttgaaattttttttttaaacttcgaaaagtaattgaataaaaagttgatggGATTTCCTGAGTGAAAAGGGGATTCACTGcagttttgtttaaataattttgtattttttgttacTGTTAAGGATAGATGTTTTTAGAAACTTATTGATTGATGGAAAGTaccctattaaaaaaattcatgtggGATAGCATGGGAACCCATAGGAATCCATATGGGaaagtatggatttatgtaaGAATTCATAGGAATTGATATGGGAgtgtatggatttatataagaatccatGTAGGAAACCATGGGTGTCTGGATTTCTATATGGAAAATTCCCATAGGAAATTGTGAGATTCCCATGTAGGAACTTCATATGGGAAACTGGATACCAGGACTCCCATATAGGAACTTGATATAAGAAATAGGGTGTACCctgtaaaaaaatccatgGGGGATTGTATGGAAACCCATAGGAATCCATATAGGAgtgtatggatttatataagaatccatGTAGGAAACCATGGGTGTCTGGATTTCTATATGGAAAATTCCCACAGGAAATTGTGAGATTCCCATGTAGGAACTTCATATAGGAAACTGTGGGTACCGGGATTCCCATATAGGAATTTGACATAGGAACTAGAATATATGGATTTCTTTGAGGGAAATTCATATAGGAATCTGGGTTtctacaaaagtaatttctatagaatCCGGAGTCTCTGGATTTTCATGTAGGAAACCCACATAGGAAGCTGTGGGTATCTAGATTCCCTTATAGGAACTTGACATAGGGACTAGGATACATGGATTtctttgtagaaaattcatgAAGGAATCTGGGTTTCTATATAAGTAATTCCTATAGAATCTGAGGCATCTGGATTTCTATGTCTATGGTCTATTGATACGCGCATATGAATAAAAGAACAGATTAATATTCTATTGgcaggatattttttttttcatcaatttgttTGTATCAATAACGTGACgctttttgttaattttcccAATTCCTAATCCATACaagattcccatatggattttgACATGGTGCAGATTCCCATGGGAAATCATCGTAAAAATCCACATGGGAATCCAAACTAGATTCCCATACGGATTTGGCATGGCATGGATTTCCATAGGAACCCATGTGCGAACCTATATCGGGATCTACGCTGGATTCCTATAGGAAACCATATGAGAATCCATCAGAAAACGCCATGTGGGAACCCATAGGAATCTAGGCTGGATTcccacatggattttttttatggggaAATAAGGAAACTTATATATGtgcaattatatttttattttttgccaTCGATTTGTGACTTCGCTGCTTacgatttctcgtaaaaaatataattaaatacacaAGTGTCCTTATTAAtcgttaattaattgtaactataattataattaacgatCTCGaagaaaattatcaacaaatcaTCTACTCTTCAGTTTACTCTAGTATTTTAAtttgtcaatttaaaaacaaacgcTAATTCAgttactgaaaaaataaaatatatgtacatatatatgtatattaccTCTCCTAGTGCTTCATAACGTTTTTGATTATACTGTGCATCTTCActaacattaaattcaaatcctTCATTAGTTAATAGACCAGTTTTCGGATCCAATTTTCGTAATCTCCctcctaaaaaaaataaaaaaaattattagcatTTGTTTCAGAACCTTaccaactaaaaaatatatattttatatatctatagatataaaatttatcaaacaatGCTgccaatataatttataataatacaaaCAAAGAATCAAGGACacgacaataataaaataacaatataaaatatcatacCTTCATCAAAGTCATATCCAAAGTCTTTTAAATTGTTAGGAAATGTCGTAGTAGCGCTGGCCATTGTGTTCTGTCGGCtctatataaattcaaaataaatttaatatttatttaatgaaaaaaacaaaGCTTTAGCATGGCGAGTACTCAACtctgcttttttatttttttttttggttatgTCTTTGTCGGCTGGCCTCGTATGTAACATCCGGTGGCCATCTATGGTTCAGGTTTGCAGGTTGTTCGTTCTTATGGGTTGGTAATGTAGTTTTAGTTTTCCTCAGTTAGTAAGTTGCCGAGATAGTTCTGCGCATTTTACCCCAGGAAAAAGGAAAACCAGCAGAGGCAATTTCAGCtcagaaatttaaatgaaacttttgacatCTCGATGACGTCTAgtacacataaaaaatttcatttaaatttgttaCTCTCTCCCAAACATGAAATTacatataggggagggtggggcagagcggcccctttaagccaattattattttttgtggctttcaaccataagatcactttacttttgttctatttcgaaaaaatttatggacattttgccaaaattctgaaaaattttttttttttttttgtggggcagagcggccccccttcaaaaagtgataaaaaaaattttttttttttttaaattgttttcatcattaagaatgtatttctttctcttgacaactatttttggttttatattagtcgaaaaaaattttttaaagcgtaaaaaatcgttcactctcgattaccttaattactaattgttatttaataaaaaaaaaatcaattctataattttactttatttcaataatttatcaactaaaaaaaaaaattaaatttttataaatttttagtgaccaaatttgcctcttacatagagaaacggccgaaaaaaatgaaaaaataattttttcggaagtttcagCCGGTCCATTTTggcccaggtgttatgcgtagggctagaaatgtggaattataataatttttttttaatttgacgataaaaatatgaaaaaatcactttttcaaaattttgggcttgtccattttgccccaaatgtcatgcgtaggggtaaaaatgcgcaaacatatcggatttatagtaattagtcgaaaaaaaaaaaaaatttttttttgctcaaaatttcaggggggccgctctgccccatgggggccggtctgccccaccctcccttAAACTTCCCCGATAGCCATTTTATCCACAAAttaacttcaagctactgcTGTATTCTGAAGCCAATTTAAAGGAAATAAAAGTGTTGGAGAACAAACTGTTActtttaagttgacagtaaattgtctgtaacttgaattcaattttactacaagtgttactgtcagacgaagacgttaagttgattgaaagtttcacttcaaattgacggcaagttcttctgtcaaattacatttagatgacggcagtagatttgcatcaatttgcatgcaagtattatccagccgaggcttgccagaaacttgtcgttgAGTTAGCcaaaaatgtttcactgcagaacttgctaAGCAATTATATTTAGAGGGTTCCATACCTAATGAACTTCAAAAGTTTGAACTTTGgcaatttgaacttttataaatttaaacttttgtaaatttgaactttgaataatttagtatttctttcatcatcatcatcatcatcatcaaagaaatactaaattattcaaagttcaaatttacaaaAGTTCAAATTGTCAAGTTCAAATTGGTaaagttcaattttcaaagttcattAGGTCGCTCACCATTTAGAATGTGGCTATCAGGCTTCACCCCAGGAAAACCAGCATAGGAATTTCAGCtaagaaattgaaataaaatttttgacatctCGGTGACTTCTAgtacacataaaaaatttcatttaaatttttgactctCTCCCATGcgtaaaattacatataaatttgATGTTAAATAGCAGCATTAAATTTACACCAAATTGATCTAAAAAGttaaactgaaattttttgaatgaatgtaatttgacaggacaacttgccgtcaatttgaagtaaaactttcaatcaacttaacgtctttgtctgacagtaacacttgtagtcaaattgaatttaaattactgtcaatttcaggctaaagtggctattagggtgcTTTCCTAAACGTCCTGAAATAGATTTTTCTATGACGATTTTcgttgtttatttaaaagaaatgtttttttttaagtctgcTACTTGCAGTATCTTAATTTCAGTACGATTATGACAGTTCAAGATCATTGGatatttttggactttttgtttcaacaatttaactaaaaaaaaaaaaaaaaaaaaaatacgcgcatgtagaaaatttaaaaaactaaaggtgcaattttttcaaatattttcttttttttttatttactgttttaaaaacaattaaaaaataattagacggtcggctaacttcagtatcataaattgcatatttataaaatttaaaaaattatcgcgTGCATTTTTACAAttccattattttaattatttaaaatttataaactgtctcatgtctgctacactcacacccatgcattttttttaaatttatcattttttaaaaaattcaaaaattattggacgtaagctaacttcagtatcaaaaaattttagagcTCTGACATCTGGCggtaaattcaaaaactaattttgaatactCGAAGTAAAATGAAACatgaatagtaaaaaaaaaaaaaaatgtgtatgtgtattttttgttgtgaaaaacaataaaaaaataataagccgAAGCCATATGTCAATTGTCAACTAACAATAGCAACTAACAATTACACGTCAATGGGAAATATCATATTTATCAAAAGTGataagataaaatataattcaaataaccaaaaattactacaaaGTGACATGAGTTAACTAAGTcatcatattattatttaattattttaaaaatataatcattacataaataaatactttctcgtaaaaataacttttgtttACGTAAATgttcgatttttaaattttttaaatcgtgattttttttttattaatgttgtTATTATCAAACAacctcgaattatttatttcgattcgttgaatcaataaaataataattgctacgtcataatatataaaaaaaatacttttattaaataatttatgtcagtttatttacaaagttaaataatttttccaatgatatttttaaataaataattaatcataaaacaaaattataaaatgattttgtgGTGatgaatttgtaaaaaaaaaacaattaatttattttttaatttttgataaatttcaaaaatgtttgtaAAAGACCCATGTGGAATAGTTTGCATTTTGGTTACATATGTCGCCGTTTTTTATGCGGATTATGTTGTTATAAGATGGATTATTTTACATACGATGCAGGATAGGTAACTTATTATTgtgctttttaattttatttatcagtaatttgttaattttacttatggcaataattatttttcagtttatgGGGCCCGTTTCATGTGGTTTCGTTTAATACGATACTATTGCTACTGATGATGTCGCATTTAAAAGCGATATGTAGTGACCCGGGTGTTGTACCTTTACCACAAACGAGGATGGATTTTTCTGACATACATACTGGGGGTTCTGGAGCAAGCGATGATTGCGAGGAAAGAGATGATTGGAGCGTATGCACGAGGTGCGAAACTTATCGACCACCTAGAGCACATCATTGTAGAATTTGTGAAAGATGCATACG
The DNA window shown above is from Microplitis mediator isolate UGA2020A chromosome 1, iyMicMedi2.1, whole genome shotgun sequence and carries:
- the LOC130674521 gene encoding FAM172 family protein homolog CG10038; amino-acid sequence: MASATTTFPNNLKDFGYDFDEGGRLRKLDPKTGLLTNEGFEFNVSEDAQYNQKRYEALGEVINQYVYELLEKEGLKRLAVPKNSDSPLELRSFVFACDKAFTSKKLMILIHGSGVVRAGQWARRLIINDNLNSGTQLPYIKKAKELGYGIIVLNTNDNRRLINGVNEDIKGSEDPHEHMETVWTDYIQSSEAKDIAIVAHSYGGVCTVEFAHRHPEEFKKLVFAVGFTDSVHRLPRKGGEHVVQVSKNWVSSEQPLDTPVDCASDDVPCVSAGHPVHEMTSWSCIESLFKFLEERYHNRIKGIDN